The Trichocoleus sp. FACHB-46 genome has a segment encoding these proteins:
- a CDS encoding glycosyltransferase family 1 protein, with protein MRIALFTETFLPKVDGIVTRLRHTVEHLQRTGDQVLVFSPDGGLTEYKGAKIYGVPGIPLPLYPELKLAFPRPSIGEALERFRPDLVHIVNPAVLGLAGLYYSKTLKIPLVASYHTHLPKYLEHYGLGMLEGLLWELLKAGHNQAQLNLCTSTAMVEELTAHGIERVDLWQRGVDTETFQPSLASQEMRSRLSQGHPEAPLLLYVGRLSAEKEIDRIKPVLEAIPNARLALVGDGPFRQELEKHFAGTPTHFVGYLGGKELSSAFASADAFVFPSRTETLGLVLLEAMAAGCPVVAARSGGIPDIVTDGVNGYLFDPTDEQGAIAATQALLNQIEKRETLRQNARLEAERWGWAAATRQLQSYYRAVVNSQVLPSAA; from the coding sequence ATGCGAATTGCTCTATTCACTGAAACCTTTTTGCCCAAGGTTGATGGAATTGTCACGCGCCTACGCCATACCGTTGAGCACTTACAGCGTACTGGCGATCAAGTGCTTGTTTTTTCCCCAGACGGAGGATTAACTGAGTACAAAGGTGCCAAAATTTATGGGGTACCGGGAATTCCTCTGCCCTTGTACCCAGAGCTAAAGCTGGCTTTTCCTCGCCCTTCAATTGGGGAAGCCTTGGAGCGATTTCGCCCAGACCTAGTTCATATCGTCAATCCTGCCGTGTTGGGATTGGCAGGTTTGTACTACAGCAAAACCCTAAAAATTCCTTTAGTTGCTTCCTACCACACTCACCTCCCTAAGTACTTGGAGCACTATGGCTTGGGCATGTTAGAAGGTCTGCTCTGGGAACTGCTGAAAGCGGGCCACAACCAAGCGCAGCTCAACTTATGCACCTCTACCGCGATGGTAGAAGAACTCACCGCTCACGGCATTGAGCGCGTAGACCTTTGGCAACGAGGCGTAGATACAGAAACATTTCAACCGAGCTTAGCCAGTCAGGAGATGCGATCGCGCCTCAGTCAAGGCCACCCAGAAGCACCGTTATTGCTTTATGTGGGTCGCCTCTCCGCCGAAAAAGAAATCGATCGGATCAAGCCTGTTTTGGAAGCAATTCCCAACGCTCGCTTGGCTTTAGTGGGAGATGGCCCGTTTCGGCAGGAACTCGAAAAGCATTTTGCGGGCACCCCCACCCACTTCGTTGGGTATCTCGGAGGCAAAGAGCTATCGAGTGCCTTTGCTTCTGCTGATGCCTTTGTCTTTCCTTCCCGGACCGAAACTTTAGGGCTGGTACTCCTAGAAGCGATGGCGGCAGGTTGCCCAGTGGTTGCAGCTCGCTCTGGGGGAATTCCTGACATTGTTACGGATGGCGTCAATGGCTACCTGTTTGACCCCACCGATGAGCAAGGGGCGATCGCGGCCACTCAAGCTTTGCTCAATCAAATTGAGAAGCGCGAAACTCTGCGCCAAAATGCCCGCCTAGAAGCAGAACGTTGGGGTTGGGCCGCTGCCACTCGTCAGCTTCAGAGTTATTACCGTGCTGTGGTTAACTCTCAAGTCTTACCTTCAGCAGCTTAA
- a CDS encoding GAF domain-containing protein translates to MTLHNSGAVPQAGGMLATLTQANNRKGNLTHRVKDLPIPQFIDLLEQITREFEHFLRAIDLINNETLETLLEQILEAFTLKIGQILQADRTTIFLVDEEKAQLWAKIAQSDDGKSPEIRIPIDKGIAGHVATTGECLNIPDAYSHPLFNKEVDKQTGYHTKNILCMPIFNKHERVVAVVQLLNKMGGMPFDATDEQHFREFASSIGIILESCNTFYIAARNQRGVAALLEATKMLGRSLDLETTLRAVMNQARDLMQADRSTLFLLSRETNELWTKVAAADEKTILEIRIPANKGIAGYVASTGETLNIPNAYEDPRFDPSTDKRTGYYTRNILCMPVFNSSSELIGVTQLINKHQGSFTNSDEEFMRAFNIQAGIALENAQLFENVLLEKQYQKDMLQSLSDAVISTDMQGRIVTINDAAIELLGCPVRKASGKVNKLHWQDKLVGRYVWDIIPIENLQMRLQDSLKTAAKHYVPEQSLTVGLHIATSAVSEGTVEDDGNTVYTLTISDRTDPSRYVAWNELPTEPANEASNGNYVVEPTYFTKAQIREIERSINLTVNPLTNPEGSVRGGLVVLEDISQEKRMKTTMYRYMTPGVAERVMALGEDGLMVGERKEVTILFSDIRGYTTLTENLEATKVVELLNQYFETMVEAIFNYEGTLDKFIGDAIMAVFGAPLPLNENHAWMAVQSALDMRRRLKEFNEARMVEAQPQIHIGIGISSGEVVSGNIGSQKRMDYTVIGDGVNLSSRLESVTKEYGCDIVLSEFTYELCRDRIWVRELDKIRVKGKNRPVSIFELIGDRREALPAESEDFLGLYIAGRTAYTQMEFQAALKHFSAAQKLRETDQAVEAHLRRIQDYLTNPPPEDWDGVHTMTSK, encoded by the coding sequence ATGACACTCCATAATTCTGGCGCTGTGCCTCAAGCGGGTGGCATGCTGGCTACCCTGACTCAAGCCAATAACCGTAAAGGCAACCTAACTCATCGCGTCAAGGATTTACCTATTCCGCAATTCATTGATTTGCTGGAGCAGATTACCCGTGAGTTTGAGCACTTTTTACGGGCGATCGATTTAATTAATAATGAAACCTTAGAGACGCTGCTAGAGCAGATTCTAGAGGCATTTACCTTAAAAATTGGCCAAATTCTTCAGGCCGATCGCACCACTATTTTTTTGGTAGATGAAGAAAAAGCGCAGCTTTGGGCCAAAATTGCTCAGAGCGATGACGGCAAGTCACCAGAAATTCGCATCCCCATTGATAAAGGCATTGCAGGTCACGTCGCTACGACCGGAGAATGCCTAAATATTCCTGACGCCTACAGTCATCCTCTCTTTAATAAAGAAGTTGATAAGCAAACGGGCTACCATACCAAAAATATCTTGTGCATGCCTATTTTTAATAAGCATGAGCGGGTGGTTGCAGTCGTCCAGTTGCTGAACAAGATGGGAGGGATGCCATTTGACGCCACAGATGAGCAACACTTCCGTGAATTTGCTTCTTCGATTGGCATCATCCTAGAAAGTTGTAATACGTTCTACATTGCCGCCCGCAACCAGCGGGGGGTGGCAGCGCTACTAGAAGCGACCAAAATGTTGGGGCGCAGCTTAGATCTAGAAACCACCCTGCGGGCAGTGATGAATCAAGCGCGTGACTTGATGCAGGCCGATCGCAGCACTTTGTTCTTATTGAGCCGGGAAACCAATGAGCTGTGGACCAAAGTTGCGGCAGCCGACGAAAAAACAATTTTGGAAATCCGCATTCCTGCCAATAAAGGCATTGCTGGGTACGTCGCTTCGACGGGTGAAACCCTAAACATCCCGAATGCTTACGAAGACCCACGCTTTGATCCCAGCACTGATAAGAGAACGGGTTATTACACTCGCAATATTCTCTGTATGCCCGTATTTAACTCCAGCAGCGAGCTGATTGGAGTCACCCAGTTAATTAATAAGCACCAAGGCAGCTTTACTAACTCTGACGAAGAGTTCATGCGGGCCTTTAATATTCAGGCGGGGATTGCCTTAGAAAATGCCCAACTGTTTGAGAACGTGCTGCTGGAGAAACAGTATCAGAAAGACATGCTGCAAAGTCTGTCGGATGCGGTGATCTCCACCGACATGCAAGGCAGAATCGTCACTATTAATGATGCGGCCATTGAGTTGCTAGGCTGCCCGGTCCGCAAAGCCAGTGGCAAGGTGAATAAATTGCACTGGCAAGACAAGCTGGTGGGCCGCTACGTCTGGGACATTATTCCCATTGAGAACTTGCAAATGCGTTTGCAAGATAGCTTAAAAACTGCGGCTAAACACTATGTACCAGAACAAAGCTTAACAGTGGGGCTGCATATTGCCACGAGTGCTGTAAGCGAAGGAACTGTAGAAGATGACGGCAACACCGTATACACCTTAACGATTAGCGATCGCACCGACCCCAGCCGCTACGTTGCTTGGAACGAACTGCCGACGGAACCAGCAAATGAAGCCAGCAATGGCAACTATGTAGTCGAGCCGACTTACTTCACCAAAGCGCAAATCCGGGAAATTGAGCGTAGTATTAACCTCACGGTGAATCCCCTCACCAACCCAGAAGGTAGCGTGCGCGGTGGCTTGGTAGTGCTAGAAGACATCAGCCAAGAGAAGCGGATGAAGACAACCATGTATCGCTACATGACCCCAGGCGTGGCAGAGCGAGTCATGGCTTTGGGCGAAGATGGCCTCATGGTAGGTGAGCGTAAAGAAGTTACGATTCTGTTCTCGGATATTCGTGGCTACACCACTTTGACGGAAAACTTGGAAGCGACCAAAGTCGTCGAGCTGCTGAATCAGTACTTTGAGACGATGGTGGAAGCGATTTTTAACTATGAAGGCACCCTGGACAAGTTCATCGGGGATGCGATCATGGCTGTGTTTGGTGCGCCTCTCCCTCTCAACGAAAACCATGCCTGGATGGCAGTGCAATCGGCGCTGGATATGCGGCGACGGCTCAAGGAGTTTAACGAGGCGCGAATGGTGGAAGCCCAGCCCCAAATTCACATCGGGATTGGGATTAGTTCTGGAGAAGTGGTTTCTGGCAACATCGGCTCCCAGAAGCGCATGGACTACACCGTGATCGGCGATGGCGTCAATCTCAGCTCTCGCCTAGAAAGTGTAACGAAGGAATATGGCTGCGATATTGTGCTGAGCGAGTTCACTTACGAACTGTGCCGCGATCGCATTTGGGTGCGAGAACTCGACAAAATTCGAGTCAAAGGCAAGAACAGACCTGTCAGCATTTTTGAGCTAATTGGCGATCGCCGGGAGGCTCTGCCAGCCGAAAGCGAAGATTTTTTAGGTCTGTATATTGCTGGACGCACAGCCTACACTCAAATGGAATTTCAAGCCGCGCTCAAGCACTTCAGCGCTGCTCAAAAATTGCGAGAAACTGATCAAGCGGTGGAAGCCCATCTCCGGCGAATTCAAGACTACCTCACGAATCCGCCCCCCGAAGACTGGGACGGCGTGCACACGATGACAAGTAAGTAG